From the genome of Rathayibacter sp. VKM Ac-2804:
AGAGGCGGGCGAGCTCGACGGGGTCGCCGGCGTCGCGCAGGTTCTGGAAGTTGACGCCCTTGACGACGCGGCCGGCGGCCACGTCGAGGCACGGGATGACGCGGACGGCGAGACTCATCGCTCCCCCTCCTAGAGGCGTGCGGCGTGGATCGAGGTGACCAGGATCGCGCGGGCGCCGAGGTCGTAGAGCCGGTCCATCACCTGGTTCATGTCGGCGCGCGGCACCATGACCCGCACGGCGACCCACTCGGGGTCGTGCAGCGGCGAGACGGTGGGCGACTCGAAGCCGGGCGCGAGCGCGGTGGCGGTCTCGAGCAGCGCGACGGGGCAGTCGTAGTCGAGCAGCACGTACTCGCGGGCCACGAGGACGCCCTGCAGGCGGCGCAGCAGGACCGGGATGCCCTCGGGCTCGCCCGCGCCGGAGACGAGGACGGCGGTCGACTCCAGGATGACGGGGCCGAAGATCTCCAGGCCCGCCTTGCGGAGGGTCGTGCCGGTCTCGACGACGTCCGCGATCACGTCGGCGACGCCGAGCTGGATGGCCGACTCGACCGCGCCGTCCAGGCGGATGAGGGTGACCTCGACGCCGTGCTCGCGGAGGAAGCGGCCCACGAGGCCCGGGTAGCTGGTCGCGACGCGGAGGCCGTCGATCTGCTGCAGCTCGGTGTAGCGGCCGGCCGGTCCGGCGAAGCGGAAGGTCGAGTCGGCGAAGCCGAGGCTGGCGATCTCGCGCGCCTCGGAGCCGGAGTCGATCAGGAGGTCGCGGCCGGTGACGCCGACGTCGAGCGCGCCGGAGCCGACGTAGGTGGCGATGTCGCGCGGGCGGAGGTAGAAGAACTCGACGCCGTTGCGCTCGTCGACGACGTGCAGCTCCTTGGCATCGCGGCGGCCGGTGTAGCCGGCCTCGGCCAGCATCTGGCCGGCGGTCTCGGAGAGCGAGCCCTTGTTCGGGACGGCGACGCGCAGGAGCGCGGGCGCGGCGGTGGTGCCGGTGGTCTCAGGAGTGGTGGGGGTGGTCGTGGTCACGACGGGACGTCCTCTGGAGGTCGAGGGTGATTCGGTGAGCGGAGGCGCGACGGCGCCTCGGAGAGCGTGGGAGCGCGCGGCGACGTGGCGGCGGCGCACTCCGGCGATCGGGGGGACGCTCACAGATGTCGGTAGACGTCGGCCGTCGTCAGGCCCTTCGCGAGCATCAGCACCTGCAGGTGGTAGAGCAGCTGCGAGATCTCCTCGGCCGTGCGCTCGTCGCCCTCGTACTCGGCGGCCATCCACACCTCGGCGGCCTCCTCGACGATCTTCTTGCCGATGAAGTGCACACCGGCGTCGAGCTCGCGGACCGTGCCCGAACCCTCGGGACGCGCGGCGGCCTTCTCGCCCAGCTCAGCGAAGAGGTCGTCGAAAGTTTTCACCGGGGAAGTCTATACGCGGCGGCGGACCGGCGAGGGCGGCCGGGTCAGTGGCGGTGCAGGAGGGAGGACGCGGTGTCGCGGAGGGCGGCGATGGCCGCCTCCGGGTCGTCGGCGCCGAAGACGGCGGAGCCGGCGACGAAGGTGTCGGCGCCCGCCTCGGCGGCGATCTCGATCGTGCCGGGGGCGATGCCGCCGTCGACCTGGAGCCAGACGTCGAGGCCGGTGCGGTCGACGACCTCGCGCAGCGCGTGCAGCTTCGGCATCGTCTCCGCCATGAACGACTGGCCGCCGAAGCCGGGCTCGACGGTCATCACGAGCACCTGGTCGAACTCGGGCAGCAGGTCGAGGTAGGCGTCGACGGGGGTGCCGGGCTTCAGCGCGATGCCGGCGCGCGCGCCGATCTCGCGGAGGCGGCGCGCCAGCGCGACGGCGTCGCTCGCGGCCTCGGCGTGGAAGGTGACCGAGTAGGCGCCCGTCTCGGCGTAGCCCGGCGCCCAGCGGTCGGGGTCGTCGATCATCAGGTGCACGTCGAGCGGGCGCGGCGAGACCTCCTGCAGGCGCTGCACCATCGGCAGGCCGAAGGTGAGGTTCGGCACGAAGTGGTTGTCCATCACGTCGACGTGCACGAGATCGGCCCCGGCGATCCGCTGCAGCTCGGCCTCGAAGTTCACGAAGTCGGCGGACAGGATGCTGGGGTTGATCCGTGCGGGCATGCTCCCCAGCCTAGGCCGGGCGGCCGGGCGGCCGGGCGGCCGGGCGGCCGGGCCGTCAGGCCGGGCTGCGGCGCAGCAGCTGGATGAACATCGCGTCGGTCCCGTGCCGGTGCGGCCAGAGCTGCGCGTGCAGCGCGCTCTCGGCGAGCGGCAGCGGCGCGCGGGTGATGCCGCGGAGGACCGCCGGGGTGTCGACGAGCTCGAAGCCGCCGGGGTGGCGCTCCGCGGCGAGGGCGAGCACGCGCTTGGTCTCGCCGAGGTGCGGCGAGCAGGTGACGTAGGCGAGCAGGCCGCCGGGCGCGAGCGCGGCGAGGGCGGAGTCGAGCAGCTCGCCCTGGAGGGCCGCGAGCGGGGCGACGTCGTCGGCGGTCTTGCGCCAGCGCGCCTCCGGACGGCGGCGGAGGGCACCGAGTCCGGTGCACGGGGCGTCGAGCAGGATGCGGTCGAAGGCACCGGGCTGCTCCTCGCCGAGGGTGCGGCCGTCACCGGTGCGGACCTCGACCGTCGGGTCTACGGCGGCGAGGGCCTGGCGGACCAGTCCAGCCCGCGCGGGCACGACCTCGTTGGCCAGCAGCGTCGCGCCGCCCGCGCGTGCCTCGGCGGCCAGCAGCGCCGCCTTGCCGCCGGGGCCGGCGCAGAGGTCGAGCCAGCGCTCGCCCTCGCGGACCGGCTCCGCGC
Proteins encoded in this window:
- a CDS encoding phosphoribosyl-ATP diphosphatase, with product MKTFDDLFAELGEKAAARPEGSGTVRELDAGVHFIGKKIVEEAAEVWMAAEYEGDERTAEEISQLLYHLQVLMLAKGLTTADVYRHL
- the hisG gene encoding ATP phosphoribosyltransferase, encoding MTTTTPTTPETTGTTAAPALLRVAVPNKGSLSETAGQMLAEAGYTGRRDAKELHVVDERNGVEFFYLRPRDIATYVGSGALDVGVTGRDLLIDSGSEAREIASLGFADSTFRFAGPAGRYTELQQIDGLRVATSYPGLVGRFLREHGVEVTLIRLDGAVESAIQLGVADVIADVVETGTTLRKAGLEIFGPVILESTAVLVSGAGEPEGIPVLLRRLQGVLVAREYVLLDYDCPVALLETATALAPGFESPTVSPLHDPEWVAVRVMVPRADMNQVMDRLYDLGARAILVTSIHAARL
- the rpe gene encoding ribulose-phosphate 3-epimerase — protein: MPARINPSILSADFVNFEAELQRIAGADLVHVDVMDNHFVPNLTFGLPMVQRLQEVSPRPLDVHLMIDDPDRWAPGYAETGAYSVTFHAEAASDAVALARRLREIGARAGIALKPGTPVDAYLDLLPEFDQVLVMTVEPGFGGQSFMAETMPKLHALREVVDRTGLDVWLQVDGGIAPGTIEIAAEAGADTFVAGSAVFGADDPEAAIAALRDTASSLLHRH